From one Brachypodium distachyon strain Bd21 chromosome 4, Brachypodium_distachyon_v3.0, whole genome shotgun sequence genomic stretch:
- the LOC100836062 gene encoding uncharacterized protein LOC100836062: protein MRMVLEKGSMDLLLVPCGLAVIAGYHLFLLYRILRHPHTTAIGYENHNKLAWVQRMVLQKPAPEETALALSVISDSISASTTLASLCIALGSLIGAWVSSGGSSTHEAPALTASQPTTLKLTSLLACFLASFACFIQSAGHYVHASFLVSALGLGSGAPAGHAQRAVIRGGNFWALGLRALYFATALLMWLFGPVPMLACSVLTVVVLHLLDSSSMPIHHHRFHARVETDRRSVTPAVAGDAEH, encoded by the coding sequence ATGAGGATGGTGCTGGAGAAGGGCTCCATGGACCTGTTGCTGGTCCCTTGTGGGCTGGCGGTCATTGCCGGCTAccacctcttcctcctctaccGGATCCTTCGCCACCCGCACACCACCGCCATCGGTTACGAGAACCACAACAAGCTCGCCTGGGTCCAGCGTATGGTGCTGCAGAAGCCAGCGCCGGAGGAGACGGCCCTGGCGCTGAGCGTGATCTCCGACAGCATCTCGGCGTCCACGACGCTGGCGTCGCTGTGCATCGCGCTGGGCTCGCTGATCGGCGCCTGGgtgagcagcggcggcagcagcacgcACGAGGCGCCGGCGCTCACGGCCAGCCAGCCGACGACGCTCAAGCTGACGTCGCTCCTGGCGTGCTTCCTCGCCTCCTTCGCCTGCTTCATCCAGTCCGCGGGGCACTACGTGCACGCCAGCTTCCTGGTGAGCGCTCTGGGCCTCGGGTCGGGCGCGCCGGCGGGCCACGCGCAGCGCGCCGTGATCCGGGGCGGCAACTTCTGGGCGCTGGGGCTCCGGGCGCTCTACTTCGCCACGGCCTTGCTCATGTGGCTCTTCGGCCCGGTGCCCATGCTCGCCTGCTCCGTGCTCACCGTCGTCGTGCTCCACCTGCTAGACTCCAGCTCCATGCCGATACATCACCACCGGTTCCACGCCCGGGTCGAGACCGACCGGCGCTCAGTAACGCCGGCTGTCGCAGGTGACGCAGAACATTAA
- the LOC100823622 gene encoding ras-related protein RABA1f, producing the protein MAYRAEDDYDYLFKVVLIGDSGVGKSNLLSRFTRNEFSLESKSTIGVEFATRSIRVDDKVVKAQIWDTAGQERYRAITSAYYRGAVGALVVYDVTRHVTFENVERWLKELRDHTDANIVIMLVGNKADLRHLRAVSVEDAKAFAERESTFFMETSALEAMNVESAFTEVLTQIYRVVSKKALDIGDDPAAPPRGQTINVGGKDDVSAVKKAGCCSS; encoded by the exons ATGGCGTACAGGGCGGAGGACGACTACGACTACCTCTTCAAGGTCGTGCTCATCGGCGACTCCGGGGTCGGCAAATCCAACCTGCTCTCGCGCTTCACCCGCAACGAGTTCAGCCTCGAGTCCAAGTCCACCATCGGGGTCGAGTTCGCCACCAGGAGCATCAGGGTCGACGACAAGGTCGTCAAGGCCCAGATCTGGGACACCGCCGGCCAGGAGAG GTATCGGGCAATTACAAGTGCTTACTACCGAGGGGCTGTTGGTGCGCTTGTCGTGTATGATGTGACACGCCATGTGACCTTCGAGAATGTGGAGAGGTGGTTGAAGGAGCTCCGGGACCACACAGATGCAAACATTGTCATCATGCTTGTCGGCAACAAGGCTGATCTACGCCACCTTAGAGCTGTATCAGTGGAGGATGCTAAGGCATTCGCTGAGAGGGAAAGCACCTTCTTTATGGAAACATCTGCACTGGAGGCCATGAACGTTGAGAGTGCCTTCACTGAGGTTCTAACTCAGATATATCGTGTGGTCAGCAAGAAGGCCCTTGACATAGGGGATGATCCTGCTGCTCCACCGAGAGGACAAACCATCAACGTTGGTGGCAAGGATGATGTTTCTGCTGTGAAGAAGGCTGGGTGCTGTTCTTCCTAA